The following are from one region of the Meleagris gallopavo isolate NT-WF06-2002-E0010 breed Aviagen turkey brand Nicholas breeding stock chromosome 21, Turkey_5.1, whole genome shotgun sequence genome:
- the LOC100544574 gene encoding syntaxin-1A, with translation MSEYNATQTDYRERCKGRIQRQLEITGRTTTSEELEDMLESGNPAIFSSGIIMDSNITKQALNEIETRHSEIIKLENSIRELHDMFMDMAMLVESQGEMIDRIEYNVEHSVDYVERAVSDTKKAVKYQSKARRKKIMIIICCVILGIVIASTFGGIFG, from the exons ATGTCTGAATACAACGCCACGCAGACCGACTACCGGGAGCGCTGCAAGGGCAGGATCCAGCGGCAGCTGGAGATCA CTGGCAGGACCACCACCAGCGAGGAGCTAGAGGACATGCTGGAGAGTGGCAACCCGGCCATCTTCTCCTCTGGG ATCATTATGGATTCCAACATCACCAAGCAGGCTCTGAACGAGATCGAGACGCGACACAGTGAGATCATCAAACTGGAGAACAGCATCCGAGAGCTGCATGACATGTTCATGGACATGGCCATGCTGGTGGAGAGCCAG GGTGAGATGATCGACCGCATCGAGTACAACGTGGAACACTCTGTGGACTACGTGGAGCGAGCTGTGTCCGACACCAAAAAAGCGGTGAAGTACCAGAGCAAAGCCAGACGG AAGAAGATCATGATCATTATCTGCTGTGTGATCCTGGGTATCGTCATTGCCTCCACCTTCGGCGGCATTTTCGGCTAG